ACTTTCGAGAGATATTTGTAGAACAGGCGGGCGCGGGCCTTGTTCTCAAGGAGTCCCATGTTGACTCATCGTAGGGGTGCCCGGACAATAACGGTGCGGTTTTCTGACCGTTCACTCCAGTTGAGAGAGACGGGACGGTGGGCCAACCGCCGGACAGTTCCGCAAACACCTTATACGCAGATGCAGGACATTCGAACGATTAGTGAGTATGCCGAGACCAGACGTTCTCAAACAGATCAAGGAGGCCGAAACGCGGGCCGACGAGATCATCGCGGAAGCCGAGTCTGACCGTGAGGAGCGGATTGCCGAGGCCAGACAGGAAGCCGACGAGATCCGTGAGTCCGCCCGGGAAGACGCCGAGGAGCAAGCAACTGACCGCCTTGCGGAGGCCGAGAAGGATATCGAGGCCCGCCGCGAGGAACTCCTCGAAGAGGGCACAGAGACCCGCCGCGCGCTCGTTGACGACGCCAGCGACCGGATCGACGGCGCCGTAGAGCTCGCACTCGAACACTTCGAGGAGGCTGTCGATGCTCAGACCTGAGCGGATGAGCAAGGTCTCGGTGGCCGGCTCCAAACGCGTTTTGGAGTCGACCATCGAGGCAGTCTACGAGATGCGCGTGCTCCACCTCTCGGAGTACGACGAGTCGTGGGACTCGTTCAACCTCGGACACTCCCTTGAGAGCTCCGAGGAAACAAACGACAAACTCGTCACCGTTCGCGCCCTCGAAAGCATCCTCGATGTAACTGATGAGGATGCCGACGAGGAGATCCTCGTCGACGACGAGATGCTGGCAACTGAGCTCTCGTCGCTCCAAGAGACGGTCAACGAACTTGACGACCGGCGAAGCGAGCTTCGGACACAGCTCCGCGAGCTCGACGAGGAGATCGACGCCGTCGAACCGTTCGCGGATCTCGGGATCGATCTGGATCTGCTTTCGGGCTACGATTCGCTCGTCGTCAGTGTCGGCCAAGGCAACCGCGAGGCAATCGAGTCGACGCTCGCCGAAAGCGATGGGATCGACACCTTCGATATCATGTCGGGGAGCCGGACCCACGCTATCTTCGCCAAACCGACCGCCGACGCCGAGGATGACGTCCTCGCCGACGCGCTCGTGGGCGTCGACTTTGCGACAATCGAGATTCCAGACGCCGAGGGGAGTCCCGAAGCCTACGTCGAGGAACTCGAAGCCGAAAAAGAGTCGGTTCAGGCCGACCTCGACGAAGTCGAGGCCGAACTGGAATCAATCAAAGCCAATCAAGCAGGTTTCCTGTTGTCGGCCGAGGAGTATCTCTCCATCGAGGCCCAGAAGAAACAGGCCCCGCTGTCGTTTGCAACGACGAAAAACGCCTTCGTCGCCGAAGGCTGGATTCCCTCAGAGCGCTACGAGGAGTTCAAAACGACGCTGACCGAGGCCGTCGACGGACCCCTCGACATCGACGAGGTCAAACGGGCGCAGTTCAAGTCCGACGGCGACCACCACGTCGAAGATGTCGAGCCCGAGCCGCCGGCCGTCGACGAGGGCGCGACGCCGGAGCAGCCGTCGACTGCCGAGGAGTCGGCGACCGCAGACGGCGGCGAGAAAGCCCGCACTGATGGCGGTTCGGTCACGATGGGCGACGATACCCCGCCGATTGTGCAGAACAATCCGGGCATCGTCAAACCGTTCGAAGTCCTGATTCAGGCGGTCAGCCGACCGAACTACAAAGAGTTCGATCCGACGATCATCCTCTTTCTGACGTTCCCGGCATTCTTCGGGTTCATGATCGGTGACGTCGGATACGGGATCATCTATTCGGCAATCGGTTACTTCCTCTATGCGAACTATCCGGACAGCCCCGGCTTCCGGAGCATGGGTGGTGTCACGATTGCTGCCGGACTGTTCACGATACTGTTCGGCTTCCTCTACGGTGAGTTCTTCGGGCTCCACGTGATTGCGACGTACTTCTGGGAAGGCGTCGTCGGTCTTGCCCACGCACCGATAGAGAAAGGTCTCTCACCGGCTGGTGTCGACTGGGCGACCGGTTGGCTCGTCGTGAGCGTTCTCGTTGGGATCATGCATCTCAACATCGCGTGGATCTTCGGCTTCTTCGAGGATCTCCAGATACATGACCTCAAACACGCGATCTACGAGAACGGCTCGTGGATCATCATGATGAACGCGCTGTGGATCTGGATCTTCAGCGACGCGCTTCGCGGGACCGTCCCCGACTTCATTTTCACGACGTTCTCCGCCGATGGCGTCCTGCCGCTGGGCTTCACCGGTTTCCCGGCGATGACAGTGTTTGCGACTCCTGTCGGTGATATCACGGCACCACTGCTCGTGTTCTTCCTCGGTCTCGGACTGCTCGCCTACGGTGAGCCTATCGAGGTCGTGGAATTCCTGAACGTGCTCGTGAACGTGCTGTCGTACACACGACTCGCTGCGGTGCTGCTCGCCAAGGCAGGAATGGCCTTCACGGTCAATCTACTGTTCTTCGGCGTCTGGGTCACCGAAACACCGTCGGGCGCTTCGGACTGGCACTTCGGCCTCCAGCACTCACCGGCGTACTACGTCGAACAGGGAACCTACCACGGTGAGGAGGTTACCGGCGTCTTGTTCGGCGGGCTCGTCCACGGCGACATCGCGACACTGCTGCTCGGACTGGTCGTGCTCGTGCTCGGGCACATCCTCGTCCTCGCGCTGGGTGTCACCAGTGCCGGACTGCAGGCAGTGCGTCTCGAGTACGTCGAGTTCTTCAACAAGTTCTTCGAGGGCGGCGGCCGCGCGTACAACCCGTTCGGCTACGAACGGACCTACACCGCCAGCGAAGACTGACACCTTCGGGGGACTCTCGATGCTGTTTTTTTGCTTTCGGTAGTCGACCTTCGCTGTCGTAGTCAGTGGCTACCTGAGACGGCGTCATCCGATACGTGTTGGTGTGAACTGTTCGCACGCATTCGGTCGAAATCACACTCTATGGCCGCTCCAACCAGCGGTTTTGGGAAGCTTTATGACCACGGTACGACCAACAAGAAAATGTTCGGCTACAAGCGAACGCAACTATAGCGGACAAAACATAATACATGAGTTTAGAACTTGCATCAGAACTCGGTAGTGTTGTACTACAGAACGGCGGCCCGGCACTCAGCCCAACGGCTGCTGCCGCACTCGGTGTCGGTCTCGCGGCGTTCGGTGCTGGCTATGCAGAGCGCGGAATCGGTGCCGCAGCAGTCGGCGCAATGGCCGAAAACGAGGACCTGTTCGTCCGCGGGCTTATTCTGACAGTCCTGCCCGAGACGCTCGTTATCCTCGCACTCGTCGCTGTGTTCCTGGTTTAAGCGACTTTTTCCTTTCAACCAATGAGTTTGGAACAAGTCGCAGACGACATCACAGACGAAGCCCGCGCGCGTGCGGATGAGATTCGCGCGGAGGCCGAGGAGCGCGCCGCGGAGATCATCTCGGAGGCCGACGTCGACGCCGAAGAGATAAACGACTCCCGCGCTGCCGAGGTCGACCGTCAGATCGAACAACAGCGCGAACAGGCGCTGTCGAGTGCGAAGCTCGAAGCCAAACAGCAGCGGCTTGAAGCCCGTCGTGACGTGCTGGGAGACGTCTACGACGCCATCGAGGATGCACTCATTGCGCTCCCCGACGACAAACGCGAAGAGCTGACCCGCAGCCTGCTCGATGCGGCGGCCGAGGAGTTCGATGACGGAGCCGATGTCTCCGTCTACGGCCGCGCTGACGACGAGCAGCTGATCACATCGATCCTTTCGGAGTACGACGGGTTCAGCTACGGCGGGCCACGCGAGTGTCTCGGCGGCGTCGTCGTCGAAAGCGAGACCTCTCGCGTTCGGGTGAACAACACCTTCGACTCGATTCTGGATTCGGTCTGGGACGAGCATTTGAAGGAACTATCGGCCCATCTGTTTGAGCAATGAGTACGACCGGAAGCTCAAACCCGGAGTACGTCAACGGCCGTGTCCGCGCCCGGCGCGCGGCACTGTTCAGTGACGACGAGTACCGGAAGCTCGTCCGGATGAGCCCCTCGGAGATCGCCCGCTACATGGAGGAATCCGAGTACGAACGCGAGATCAACGAGCTCGGCAGTCGACACAGCGGCGTCGACCTCGTCGAGTACTCGCTGAACCGGAACCTCGCAAAGCATTTCAACGATCTCCTTCGGTTCGCCGACGGAGAGCTCTACGATCTCATCGCACGCTATCTGCGCAAATTCGA
This sequence is a window from Halohasta litchfieldiae. Protein-coding genes within it:
- a CDS encoding V-type ATP synthase subunit E, which encodes MSLEQVADDITDEARARADEIRAEAEERAAEIISEADVDAEEINDSRAAEVDRQIEQQREQALSSAKLEAKQQRLEARRDVLGDVYDAIEDALIALPDDKREELTRSLLDAAAEEFDDGADVSVYGRADDEQLITSILSEYDGFSYGGPRECLGGVVVESETSRVRVNNTFDSILDSVWDEHLKELSAHLFEQ
- a CDS encoding V-type ATP synthase subunit I, translated to MLRPERMSKVSVAGSKRVLESTIEAVYEMRVLHLSEYDESWDSFNLGHSLESSEETNDKLVTVRALESILDVTDEDADEEILVDDEMLATELSSLQETVNELDDRRSELRTQLRELDEEIDAVEPFADLGIDLDLLSGYDSLVVSVGQGNREAIESTLAESDGIDTFDIMSGSRTHAIFAKPTADAEDDVLADALVGVDFATIEIPDAEGSPEAYVEELEAEKESVQADLDEVEAELESIKANQAGFLLSAEEYLSIEAQKKQAPLSFATTKNAFVAEGWIPSERYEEFKTTLTEAVDGPLDIDEVKRAQFKSDGDHHVEDVEPEPPAVDEGATPEQPSTAEESATADGGEKARTDGGSVTMGDDTPPIVQNNPGIVKPFEVLIQAVSRPNYKEFDPTIILFLTFPAFFGFMIGDVGYGIIYSAIGYFLYANYPDSPGFRSMGGVTIAAGLFTILFGFLYGEFFGLHVIATYFWEGVVGLAHAPIEKGLSPAGVDWATGWLVVSVLVGIMHLNIAWIFGFFEDLQIHDLKHAIYENGSWIIMMNALWIWIFSDALRGTVPDFIFTTFSADGVLPLGFTGFPAMTVFATPVGDITAPLLVFFLGLGLLAYGEPIEVVEFLNVLVNVLSYTRLAAVLLAKAGMAFTVNLLFFGVWVTETPSGASDWHFGLQHSPAYYVEQGTYHGEEVTGVLFGGLVHGDIATLLLGLVVLVLGHILVLALGVTSAGLQAVRLEYVEFFNKFFEGGGRAYNPFGYERTYTASED
- the ahaH gene encoding ATP synthase archaeal subunit H; translation: MPRPDVLKQIKEAETRADEIIAEAESDREERIAEARQEADEIRESAREDAEEQATDRLAEAEKDIEARREELLEEGTETRRALVDDASDRIDGAVELALEHFEEAVDAQT